From Algoriphagus sp. NG3, the proteins below share one genomic window:
- a CDS encoding outer membrane beta-barrel family protein, which yields MKTCSLFTLVSFLLSLPGLAQSTLSGRVVDGSDIPVSFANIAVLNASDSSLVQGTVSDEDGHFLIKLDYQGTVLVKVSFLGYRDSYSQQFRLTEEARSIAIEKLIIIDESLALGEVVVKGQKAMLQQKLDRFEVNIENSVLAEGNNVFEMLQKSPGITVQGEGDFTLQGRNGARVMIDGRATYLSGEQLANMLKGMQADQVSKIELMPNPSAKQDAAGSGGIINIVMKKSAVSGLKGDLTVKAGHGRLPSYGASGGASYRSGFVNYFLSGSYYNEQEREYGAQERTFYGLNAQGERVPIMLSSQKYSETYDPGRGFNIRTGFDFYLSEKSTLGINVNALRGRWFTDNPSSMEIQNLTTGEVTESTSTQNNADQTYNNLTFNMYYTLEIGDADQLLKVSLDYAPHTNDDYTEFFSDYYNGTDSEIIYHSARRNKIDLSNTSHVASIDYENPLENGGKFEAGLKSSYFVVQDQAVNDTLSSTVWVVDLSTTNQFKYTEEIHAGYFLYESKIGDLSFQAGLRGELTRTVSNQITMDSLVTRDYFNLFPNLYLGYPIGESQHLKLSYSRRINRPGDHDVNPFRVFIDPFSYYAGNPYLKPSYTDSYELSHSLVSTFFTSVFYSRGTDVINRVTAAGDIPGSTFNRPENFGSFTNYGVSLMATTDFATWWTANHYGSLFINKYDGEFQDVILANSSMSYSFNSRHSFEFGKSIRGEMIAIYNSPLVSGINKIQSDYSLSFGIEKKVMGDKGSLKLAGNGIIRRGRIVTRSELGDLSTYGFERSDNRNIQLSFSFKFGGE from the coding sequence ATGAAAACCTGTTCTCTTTTTACTTTGGTAAGTTTCCTGCTTTCACTGCCAGGCTTGGCACAGTCCACACTTTCAGGAAGAGTTGTAGATGGATCTGATATACCTGTTTCTTTTGCCAATATAGCGGTATTGAATGCCTCTGACTCTAGCCTGGTGCAGGGGACTGTCTCAGATGAGGATGGGCATTTCTTAATCAAACTTGATTATCAAGGGACAGTTCTCGTGAAGGTTTCTTTTCTGGGGTACAGAGACAGTTATTCGCAACAGTTTAGATTGACCGAAGAGGCTCGTTCCATCGCAATTGAAAAGTTGATTATCATTGATGAATCTCTTGCGCTCGGCGAGGTCGTCGTAAAAGGTCAAAAAGCCATGTTACAGCAAAAGCTGGACAGATTTGAAGTCAATATTGAGAACAGTGTCCTGGCGGAAGGCAATAATGTCTTTGAAATGTTACAGAAATCACCTGGGATAACCGTGCAGGGAGAGGGAGATTTTACATTGCAGGGAAGAAACGGTGCCCGGGTGATGATCGATGGCCGAGCCACTTACCTTTCCGGAGAGCAATTGGCAAATATGCTGAAGGGGATGCAGGCGGATCAGGTATCAAAAATTGAGCTAATGCCCAACCCATCTGCAAAGCAGGATGCAGCAGGCAGTGGCGGTATTATCAATATTGTCATGAAAAAAAGTGCGGTATCCGGACTGAAGGGGGATCTGACAGTCAAAGCCGGGCACGGACGTCTCCCCTCCTACGGAGCCAGCGGTGGAGCTTCCTACCGTTCCGGTTTTGTCAATTACTTTTTAAGCGGAAGCTATTATAATGAACAGGAAAGGGAGTATGGCGCTCAGGAAAGAACTTTTTACGGGCTCAATGCTCAGGGAGAACGTGTTCCCATAATGCTCTCTTCGCAGAAGTATTCCGAAACCTATGATCCCGGACGAGGCTTTAATATCAGGACAGGGTTTGATTTTTACTTAAGCGAAAAAAGCACATTGGGAATCAATGTCAATGCTCTCCGGGGACGATGGTTTACGGATAATCCATCATCTATGGAGATACAGAATCTCACCACAGGAGAGGTGACGGAGAGCACAAGTACACAAAACAATGCCGACCAGACATATAACAACCTAACATTCAACATGTATTATACATTGGAGATAGGCGATGCTGATCAGTTGCTAAAAGTGAGTTTGGATTATGCTCCACACACCAACGACGACTACACTGAGTTTTTCTCGGATTATTATAATGGAACCGATTCCGAAATCATATATCACTCGGCCAGAAGAAATAAAATCGATCTGAGCAATACCTCCCATGTGGCAAGTATTGACTATGAAAACCCTTTGGAGAACGGAGGTAAGTTTGAGGCCGGTCTTAAATCGAGCTATTTTGTGGTACAGGATCAGGCGGTGAACGACACGTTGAGTAGCACTGTCTGGGTAGTGGATCTCTCTACCACAAATCAATTTAAATACACCGAAGAGATTCATGCAGGGTATTTTCTGTACGAGTCTAAGATAGGTGACCTGAGCTTCCAAGCCGGACTACGGGGGGAATTAACCCGGACAGTTTCTAACCAAATCACGATGGATTCCCTTGTGACAAGAGATTATTTCAACTTGTTTCCGAATTTATATCTAGGCTATCCAATCGGAGAAAGCCAGCATCTCAAACTTTCTTACAGTCGCCGCATCAACCGTCCCGGTGACCATGACGTCAATCCATTCAGGGTATTTATAGACCCTTTCAGTTACTATGCAGGAAACCCTTACCTAAAGCCCTCCTATACAGACAGCTATGAACTGAGTCACAGTCTGGTTAGCACCTTCTTTACCTCTGTGTTTTACAGTAGAGGGACGGATGTGATCAATCGGGTGACAGCAGCCGGAGATATCCCCGGAAGCACCTTTAATCGCCCCGAAAATTTTGGGAGTTTTACCAATTATGGCGTGAGTCTTATGGCAACTACAGACTTTGCTACCTGGTGGACTGCCAATCATTACGGAAGCTTGTTTATCAATAAATATGATGGAGAATTTCAGGACGTGATATTGGCAAATAGTAGCATGAGTTATTCATTCAATAGTCGCCATAGCTTTGAGTTTGGCAAAAGCATACGTGGAGAAATGATTGCTATATATAATTCCCCGCTTGTAAGCGGGATCAATAAAATCCAATCCGATTACTCACTTTCTTTTGGAATAGAGAAGAAAGTGATGGGAGATAAAGGCAGTCTAAAACTAGCCGGCAATGGTATTATACGCAGAGGTAGAATTGTAACCAGGTCGGAACTCGGCGATTTGAGCACCTATGGATTTGAGAGGTCTGACAATAGAAACATACAGCTATCCTTCTCTTTCAAATTTGGAGGAGAGTAG